Proteins from a genomic interval of Deltaproteobacteria bacterium:
- a CDS encoding 3-hydroxybutyryl-CoA dehydrogenase: MTVQTFGVIGAGQMGNGIAQVAAMSGLQVIMNDISDEFVQRGLGTITKNLERAVAKGKLPEDEKRAALDRIQPSLKLQDMEAADFVVEAATEREDLKFKIFTGLDAICKPGVILSSNTSSIPIGRIAAQTKRPDNVIGMHFMNPVPVMKLVEVIRGIATSDETFKTTWDLAVRFGKTPAEANDFPGFIANRILLPMINEAVYCLYHGVGKREDIDTVMKLGMNHPMGPLTLADLIGLDTCLAIMETLYNGFNDSKYRPCPLLRKYVEAGWLGRKTGKGFYDYN, from the coding sequence ATGACTGTTCAGACATTCGGCGTCATCGGTGCCGGTCAGATGGGAAACGGTATTGCCCAGGTGGCAGCCATGAGCGGATTGCAGGTGATCATGAACGACATCAGCGATGAATTTGTCCAGCGCGGCCTCGGCACCATCACCAAAAACCTGGAACGCGCCGTGGCCAAAGGAAAATTGCCTGAAGATGAAAAGCGTGCAGCGCTCGACCGTATTCAACCCAGCTTGAAACTGCAGGATATGGAGGCCGCCGACTTTGTGGTCGAAGCCGCCACGGAAAGGGAGGATCTCAAGTTCAAAATTTTTACAGGCCTGGACGCGATCTGCAAGCCCGGAGTGATCCTTTCCTCCAACACCTCTTCGATACCCATCGGACGCATCGCGGCCCAGACCAAGCGCCCGGACAACGTGATCGGTATGCACTTCATGAACCCGGTGCCGGTAATGAAGCTGGTGGAGGTCATCCGGGGCATCGCCACATCGGACGAAACGTTCAAAACCACCTGGGACCTTGCCGTCAGGTTCGGCAAAACACCGGCGGAAGCCAATGACTTCCCGGGCTTCATCGCCAACCGCATTCTTCTGCCCATGATCAACGAAGCGGTTTACTGCCTTTATCACGGCGTGGGAAAACGCGAAGACATCGACACGGTCATGAAGCTGGGCATGAACCACCCCATGGGACCCCTGACTCTGGCGGACCTCATCGGACTGGACACCTGCCTGGCCATCATGGAAACCCTGTACAACGGGTTCAACGACTCCAAATACCGGCCCTGCCCCCTGTTGCGGAAGTATGTGGAGGCCGGCTGGCTCGGGCGCAAAACCGGCAAGGGATTCTACGATTACAATTAA
- a CDS encoding methylmalonyl-CoA mutase family protein, which translates to METEVYKPENNIRVVTATSLFDGHDASINIMRRILQSTGVEVIHLGHNRSVKEIVDAAIEEDAQGIAVSSYQGGHIEFFKYMVDLLKENGAPHIKIFGGGGGVIVPEEIRELQAYGVTKIYSPEDGASMGLQGLINHMTRELDFPMAGIDDAPDLAALSPENRLVVARLMTTVEQAVDDDAFDLDNLRTRLDEKIEDRTIPVIGITGTGGAGKSSLTDELILRFLHDMRDIRIAIISSDPSRRKTGGALLGDRIRMNAIKNPRIFMRSLATRHSSTEIPLALGEVIRVARAAGYDLVIAETAGIGQGDSNIVNLSDLSIYVMTSEFGAASQLEKIDMLDYADLVVVNKFEKRGSEDAVRDVRKQVQRNRNLWEKSPGEMPVFGTIASKFNDDGVTALYHAIIDTVEAKTGIRFESGLQRPPGTTSSSKTIIIPPERTRYLAEIAEEIRRYHQKTKDQGNLLRRIWHLEEAEKVLSLTEDNAGAALDRLKRELEGTRAALGPEAPALLEEWERINEAYRKDELVYRVRDQEIRVPLFVESLCHQKIPKIALPEFEDPGEIYHWMRGENVAGHFPFTAGVFPVKRVDEDPTRMFAGEGDPARTNQRFKLLSADSKAKRLSTAFDSVTLYGYDPDIRPDIYGKVGTSGVSVCSLEDVKTLYDGFELCAPNTSVSMTINGPAPIVLAMFLNAAIDQQVDKYRLENGGEPTSETYASIREHVLGNVRGTVQADILKEDQGQNTCIFSIEFALKMMGDIQQYFIDNHVRNFYSVSISGYHIAEAGANPITQLALTLANGFTYVEYYLSRGMPIDAFAPNLSFFFSNGMDPEYTVIGRVARRIWAIAMKNLYGGSPRSQMLKYHIQTSGRSLHSQDIQFNDIRTSLQALCAIYDNCNSLHTNAFDEAITTPSNESVRRALAIQLIINREWGLAKNQNMLQGSFIVEELTRLVEEAVLYEFERISERGGVLGAMETGYQRSKIQEESMYYESLKHTGKLPIIGVNTFRDPDAEFEVLSEGLELARATEEEKQSQLKRLADFQKQNEAAAPEALERLQQVALAGDNIFEELMNTVRRCSLGQITQALYDVGGQYRRNM; encoded by the coding sequence GTGGAAACAGAAGTCTACAAGCCTGAAAACAACATCCGCGTCGTCACAGCAACGTCGCTTTTCGACGGCCACGACGCATCCATCAACATCATGCGCCGGATACTGCAAAGTACCGGTGTGGAGGTAATCCACCTGGGCCACAACCGGTCGGTCAAGGAGATCGTCGATGCCGCCATCGAAGAAGATGCCCAGGGCATTGCCGTTTCCAGCTACCAGGGTGGCCACATCGAATTTTTCAAATACATGGTGGACCTCCTCAAAGAAAACGGTGCGCCCCACATAAAAATTTTCGGGGGTGGGGGCGGCGTTATCGTACCGGAAGAAATTCGGGAGCTTCAAGCCTACGGCGTTACAAAAATTTACTCTCCCGAAGACGGTGCCTCCATGGGGCTGCAGGGACTTATCAACCACATGACCAGGGAACTGGACTTTCCGATGGCGGGCATTGATGACGCCCCGGACCTCGCCGCGCTCTCGCCGGAAAACCGGCTGGTGGTAGCCAGACTGATGACTACCGTCGAGCAGGCTGTTGACGACGACGCGTTTGACCTGGACAATCTGAGGACCAGGCTGGACGAAAAAATCGAGGACCGGACGATACCAGTCATCGGCATTACCGGAACAGGAGGGGCGGGCAAGTCCTCCCTCACCGACGAATTGATTCTACGGTTTCTGCACGACATGCGGGACATTCGCATCGCCATCATCAGCAGCGATCCCTCCCGGCGTAAAACCGGTGGTGCGCTTTTGGGGGATCGCATCCGCATGAACGCCATTAAAAACCCCAGGATTTTCATGCGCTCGCTGGCAACCCGCCATTCCAGCACGGAGATTCCGCTGGCCCTGGGTGAAGTGATCCGAGTCGCCAGGGCCGCCGGCTACGACCTGGTCATCGCCGAAACAGCGGGCATCGGGCAGGGAGATTCGAACATCGTCAACCTGAGCGATCTTTCCATCTATGTGATGACCAGCGAATTCGGGGCCGCTTCCCAGCTGGAAAAAATCGATATGCTCGACTATGCCGACCTGGTGGTGGTCAACAAGTTCGAAAAACGGGGCAGCGAGGATGCCGTCAGGGATGTACGCAAGCAGGTTCAGCGCAACCGTAACCTGTGGGAAAAGTCTCCCGGGGAGATGCCCGTATTTGGCACGATTGCCTCCAAATTCAACGATGACGGGGTCACGGCGCTCTACCATGCCATTATCGATACCGTCGAAGCCAAAACCGGTATTCGGTTTGAATCCGGGCTGCAACGGCCGCCGGGAACCACCTCCTCATCCAAAACCATCATCATCCCCCCGGAACGGACCCGCTATCTTGCCGAAATCGCGGAAGAGATACGGCGTTACCACCAAAAAACAAAAGACCAAGGCAATCTTCTCCGCAGGATATGGCATCTCGAAGAGGCGGAAAAGGTGCTCTCCCTGACTGAAGACAATGCCGGCGCCGCCCTGGACCGTTTGAAACGGGAGCTCGAAGGGACCCGGGCCGCATTGGGCCCCGAGGCTCCGGCGCTGCTCGAGGAGTGGGAACGAATCAATGAAGCCTACCGGAAGGACGAGCTAGTCTATCGGGTTCGCGACCAGGAGATACGCGTACCCCTTTTCGTGGAATCATTGTGCCACCAGAAAATCCCTAAAATCGCCCTGCCGGAATTCGAGGACCCCGGTGAAATCTACCACTGGATGCGCGGTGAAAATGTGGCCGGGCACTTCCCCTTCACAGCCGGCGTTTTCCCTGTAAAAAGGGTAGACGAAGATCCCACGCGCATGTTCGCCGGTGAAGGGGATCCCGCCAGAACCAATCAACGCTTCAAACTTCTTTCGGCGGACAGCAAGGCAAAACGGTTGTCCACGGCTTTCGACTCCGTAACCCTTTACGGCTACGACCCCGACATCCGTCCGGATATCTACGGAAAAGTGGGCACCTCCGGCGTCAGCGTCTGCTCCCTCGAGGATGTCAAAACGCTGTACGACGGCTTCGAGCTGTGCGCGCCGAACACCTCGGTTTCCATGACCATTAACGGTCCGGCCCCCATTGTCCTGGCCATGTTTCTCAATGCAGCCATCGATCAGCAAGTCGACAAGTACCGGCTTGAAAACGGCGGTGAGCCGACGTCCGAAACCTACGCCAGCATCAGGGAGCACGTGCTCGGCAACGTACGGGGAACCGTGCAGGCAGACATTCTCAAAGAAGACCAGGGGCAGAACACCTGCATTTTTTCCATTGAGTTCGCTCTCAAGATGATGGGTGACATCCAGCAGTACTTCATCGACAACCATGTGCGCAATTTCTACTCGGTGTCCATATCCGGGTACCACATCGCGGAGGCCGGCGCCAACCCCATCACCCAGCTGGCCCTGACCTTGGCCAACGGGTTTACCTACGTGGAGTACTACCTATCCAGGGGAATGCCCATCGACGCCTTTGCCCCGAACCTGTCTTTTTTCTTTTCCAACGGGATGGACCCGGAATACACGGTAATCGGCCGGGTGGCCCGCCGGATTTGGGCCATTGCCATGAAAAACCTCTACGGCGGGTCCCCGCGCTCACAGATGCTGAAATACCACATTCAGACGTCGGGGCGCTCCCTCCACAGCCAGGACATCCAGTTCAACGACATCAGAACGTCGCTGCAGGCCCTCTGCGCCATATACGACAACTGCAACAGCCTGCACACCAATGCCTTCGATGAAGCCATCACCACCCCCAGCAACGAATCGGTCAGGCGCGCACTGGCCATCCAGTTGATCATCAACCGGGAGTGGGGGCTGGCCAAAAACCAAAACATGCTCCAGGGCAGCTTCATCGTGGAAGAGCTTACCCGGCTTGTTGAAGAAGCCGTCCTCTACGAATTCGAGAGAATCAGCGAGCGCGGCGGCGTGCTGGGAGCCATGGAAACCGGCTACCAGCGCAGCAAGATTCAGGAAGAATCCATGTACTACGAGAGTCTGAAACACACCGGCAAACTGCCCATCATCGGCGTCAACACCTTCAGGGACCCGGATGCCGAATTCGAGGTGCTTAGCGAGGGCCTCGAACTGGCCCGGGCGACCGAGGAGGAAAAGCAGTCGCAGCTGAAACGGCTGGCCGACTTTCAGAAGCAAAACGAGGCTGCCGCGCCGGAGGCGCTGGAACGGCTCCAGCAAGTGGCCCTTGCCGGCGACAACATTTTCGAGGAACTGATGAACACGGTGCGCCGTTGCAGCCTGGGGCAGATTACCCAGGCGTTGTATGATGTCGGCGGCCAGTATCGCCGCAACATGTAG
- a CDS encoding AMP-binding protein, with protein MGLYDFTFYDLIARNARSFNNRPAWLEADDGRALTYGQFKEAVDRLASGLQQAGVKKGDRIGVLGKNNLEFFLLYGAAAALGAIVLPVNWRLSPEEVLFNLNDGGPKLLFAGSGQAELVEKVRDRLDSVKDIYNLDINTGSFCGIETLLDNTGGFAPADVAADDGFVIIHTAAVAGRPRGALLSHGNLLCANLTIDYYLEMSAKTVHLSLLPLFHVGGLFMATASFQAGAHNISMSKFDAGQAVALIERHQVSMLFEFAPILAAILEAAEKNGAPLKSLKCVGGLDAPDTIEKYQEMTGGTFFCMYGQTETSCAATMGRYDEKPGSAGKTVPLGVVQLVDDHDRPVATGDTGEITMRGPMVFKGYWNLPEDNAYTFRGGWHHTGDLGRFDEDGFLWYAGRKPEKELIKPGGENVYPAEVEKVILQHPAVAETVVFGVPDPKWKEGIKAVCCLEKGESLTPEALIDFVGERIARFKKPGYVEFVDAMPVLEDGSPDRETVKKQYGGEQ; from the coding sequence ATGGGATTGTATGATTTCACCTTTTATGACCTGATTGCCCGCAATGCCCGTTCCTTCAACAACCGTCCCGCCTGGCTGGAAGCGGACGACGGCAGGGCGCTGACATACGGCCAGTTCAAGGAAGCGGTGGACCGCCTTGCAAGCGGCCTGCAGCAGGCCGGTGTGAAAAAGGGGGACCGCATCGGTGTTCTGGGTAAGAACAACCTGGAGTTTTTTCTCCTGTATGGTGCGGCTGCGGCTCTGGGCGCCATCGTCCTGCCGGTGAACTGGCGCCTGTCTCCGGAAGAGGTGCTTTTCAATCTGAATGACGGCGGACCCAAATTGCTGTTCGCAGGCAGCGGGCAGGCGGAGCTGGTGGAGAAAGTCCGGGACCGCCTTGACAGTGTGAAAGACATTTACAATCTCGACATCAACACCGGGTCTTTTTGCGGTATCGAGACCCTGCTGGACAACACCGGTGGGTTTGCGCCGGCCGATGTTGCGGCGGATGACGGTTTTGTCATTATCCACACGGCTGCCGTGGCCGGGAGGCCCCGCGGCGCACTGTTGAGTCACGGAAACCTTTTGTGTGCCAACCTGACCATCGATTATTACCTTGAAATGTCGGCAAAGACCGTTCATTTGAGTCTGCTGCCGCTGTTTCATGTGGGGGGCCTGTTTATGGCCACGGCCAGCTTTCAAGCCGGGGCCCACAACATCAGCATGTCCAAATTCGATGCGGGCCAGGCGGTCGCGCTGATCGAGAGGCACCAGGTCTCGATGCTTTTTGAATTTGCTCCCATTCTTGCCGCCATCCTCGAGGCAGCGGAGAAAAACGGAGCGCCGCTAAAATCTTTGAAATGTGTCGGCGGCCTGGATGCGCCGGACACCATCGAGAAATACCAGGAAATGACCGGGGGGACGTTTTTCTGCATGTATGGTCAGACCGAAACGTCCTGTGCCGCCACCATGGGGCGCTACGATGAAAAGCCCGGTTCTGCCGGCAAGACGGTTCCGTTGGGGGTGGTACAGCTGGTAGACGACCATGACCGGCCGGTTGCCACCGGCGATACAGGCGAGATTACCATGAGGGGTCCCATGGTTTTCAAGGGCTATTGGAACCTTCCGGAAGACAATGCCTACACCTTTCGTGGAGGCTGGCACCACACCGGCGACCTGGGCCGCTTCGACGAAGACGGCTTTTTGTGGTACGCGGGACGCAAGCCTGAAAAGGAGCTCATCAAGCCCGGCGGCGAGAATGTCTACCCCGCCGAGGTGGAAAAAGTGATCCTGCAGCATCCGGCCGTGGCGGAAACCGTGGTTTTCGGCGTGCCCGATCCCAAATGGAAAGAGGGGATCAAGGCTGTGTGTTGTCTTGAAAAAGGAGAAAGCCTGACGCCGGAGGCATTGATCGACTTTGTCGGTGAACGGATCGCCCGTTTCAAAAAACCCGGCTACGTCGAGTTCGTCGACGCAATGCCGGTTCTGGAAGACGGATCACCGGACCGGGAGACCGTGAAAAAGCAATATGGCGGGGAACAATAG
- a CDS encoding ABC transporter substrate-binding protein: MKRKQIMFILVTISFLLFLGLSSQALAGETYKMGLSLAITGPTSDAGDPYSKGAEDYAKYVNDEKLLGDDKIELFIRDDAYKTETTKRNFEDFLDEGIVFYLNYSTGSTMALRADFQEEKIPVIPASFHAGNLEGCDYTFLPIASYSSQTVGLAEYVVKNHKGSGKPKVALFIHPSAFGRAPLEDVKKAIEAGLAIDLVEVVEHGKDLDNTAMLKRFQNKGVQYVISQTVQPPVATMLKSAQSLDLIASTYGEKGKITFLGAHYAGGPGLIALAGSAAENNYYWTTSYKLMTAKGPGTDAQLALAKRYGRDDKLANDSNYTNGIMVVQVAVEAMRRAKARGKKVTRESLYQELLAMHGYNAFYPLTTVGPVTYSKDDREGVDTLQLYVSKGGMFYGIGTPFVSEYVQKIKK; encoded by the coding sequence ATGAAGCGAAAACAAATCATGTTCATACTGGTCACCATCTCTTTTCTGCTGTTCTTGGGGCTTTCCAGCCAGGCCCTGGCCGGAGAAACCTATAAAATGGGGCTGTCTCTAGCGATTACCGGACCGACATCGGATGCCGGCGACCCCTATTCCAAAGGGGCCGAGGACTATGCCAAATATGTCAATGACGAAAAACTGTTGGGTGACGACAAAATAGAACTCTTCATTCGCGATGACGCCTACAAAACAGAAACGACCAAGCGCAATTTCGAGGATTTTCTGGATGAAGGCATTGTCTTCTACCTGAACTATTCGACAGGCAGCACCATGGCATTAAGGGCGGACTTTCAGGAAGAGAAGATTCCGGTAATTCCGGCATCGTTTCATGCCGGCAATCTGGAGGGCTGCGATTACACGTTTCTGCCGATCGCCTCCTATTCCAGCCAGACAGTCGGTTTGGCGGAATATGTCGTAAAAAACCATAAGGGCAGTGGCAAACCCAAGGTAGCCCTGTTCATTCACCCTTCCGCATTCGGCCGTGCGCCGCTTGAGGATGTAAAAAAGGCGATCGAGGCGGGATTGGCCATCGATCTCGTCGAGGTGGTGGAGCACGGCAAGGACCTGGACAACACGGCCATGCTGAAACGCTTTCAGAACAAAGGGGTCCAATACGTCATCAGTCAAACCGTGCAGCCACCGGTGGCAACCATGCTTAAAAGTGCCCAGAGTCTGGATTTGATTGCCTCCACCTACGGCGAGAAAGGCAAGATTACCTTCCTGGGCGCTCACTATGCCGGTGGCCCCGGTTTGATCGCTCTAGCGGGGAGTGCGGCGGAAAACAACTACTACTGGACCACGTCTTACAAGTTGATGACCGCCAAGGGGCCGGGCACCGATGCCCAGCTGGCTCTGGCAAAGCGATACGGCCGGGATGACAAATTGGCCAACGACAGCAACTACACCAACGGCATCATGGTCGTGCAGGTGGCTGTAGAGGCCATGCGCCGCGCCAAAGCCCGAGGCAAGAAAGTCACCCGTGAAAGCCTGTATCAGGAGCTTCTTGCCATGCACGGGTACAATGCATTTTATCCGCTGACCACGGTGGGTCCGGTGACGTATTCAAAGGATGACCGGGAAGGCGTGGATACCCTGCAGCTCTACGTTTCCAAAGGTGGTATGTTTTATGGAATCGGTACACCGTTCGTTTCCGAGTATGTGCAGAAGATCAAAAAATAA
- a CDS encoding XRE family transcriptional regulator, whose amino-acid sequence MAKKKTDSKISVGAKIKKARTAKKLGYEQLANETGFSVDYLKEIESGKTTPPVGTLLQIARALEIDSGTLLKADESKMKRRIKAYTKRTDNYAYTTLTPGAENKHLKAFLVTIDPMQDHVGVGYQHEGEEFNYILEGTVEVKVGDHINKLKTGDSLHFNSGISHNLRNIGKKEAKLLVVIYGP is encoded by the coding sequence ATGGCTAAAAAAAAAACCGATAGCAAGATTTCCGTTGGCGCAAAGATAAAAAAAGCCCGGACAGCCAAGAAGCTGGGCTACGAGCAGCTGGCCAACGAGACCGGATTTTCCGTCGACTACCTTAAAGAGATTGAATCCGGAAAAACCACACCACCGGTGGGAACACTTTTACAGATTGCCCGGGCTCTCGAGATCGACTCCGGCACGTTGCTGAAGGCCGACGAAAGCAAAATGAAGCGCCGGATCAAGGCCTACACCAAGCGGACCGACAACTACGCCTACACCACGCTGACGCCTGGGGCCGAAAACAAACACCTGAAGGCCTTCCTCGTAACCATCGACCCCATGCAGGACCATGTCGGTGTGGGCTACCAGCACGAGGGTGAGGAGTTCAACTACATTCTCGAGGGAACCGTGGAGGTGAAGGTCGGCGACCACATCAACAAGCTCAAAACCGGCGACTCCCTGCACTTCAATTCCGGCATTTCCCACAACCTGCGCAATATCGGAAAAAAGGAAGCCAAGCTGCTGGTCGTCATCTACGGGCCCTGA
- a CDS encoding universal stress protein, translated as MKLVVGFNGTDESRSALAVAKQHAELFNAKLLVVYSSEGGKGETPESIGKITVELDQIRADLEKEGIDVEVEQLARGFSPGEDIVMFAAENDADQVYVGIRKKSRTSKLILGSTAQYIILKCRCPVTSVNTG; from the coding sequence ATGAAACTAGTTGTTGGCTTCAACGGAACGGATGAATCGAGAAGCGCTCTCGCGGTTGCCAAGCAGCATGCCGAGCTCTTCAACGCCAAGCTGCTGGTTGTCTATTCGAGTGAGGGAGGCAAGGGGGAGACGCCGGAAAGCATCGGCAAGATAACGGTGGAACTGGACCAGATCCGCGCGGATCTGGAGAAGGAAGGCATCGATGTAGAAGTGGAACAGCTTGCCAGGGGATTTTCGCCGGGCGAGGACATCGTGATGTTCGCCGCCGAGAACGATGCCGATCAGGTCTATGTGGGCATTCGAAAAAAATCACGCACCAGCAAGCTGATTCTGGGGTCCACCGCCCAGTACATTATTCTAAAGTGTCGGTGCCCGGTAACATCGGTCAACACCGGCTGA
- a CDS encoding amino acid-binding protein, translating into MVRTEISLFMKNEPGELGKLATYFGEAGINIDAITIQDASSYVQELFKARGKSLKRIASPASYNSMRKDSAMFALIRLLPGDGMTNKAIDLLSKHEYLFDMMPVIALELDNKAGELAKITSRFGEAGININYVYGSVQSPDAKCLFVFCPEDIDLATKIFSE; encoded by the coding sequence ATGGTACGCACGGAAATATCGCTGTTCATGAAGAATGAGCCCGGGGAACTGGGCAAGCTGGCCACCTATTTCGGGGAAGCGGGCATCAACATCGATGCCATCACGATTCAGGACGCATCCAGCTATGTGCAGGAACTGTTCAAGGCCCGCGGGAAATCCCTCAAACGGATAGCCTCGCCGGCAAGCTACAATTCGATGCGCAAGGACTCGGCCATGTTCGCGTTGATCAGACTGCTGCCGGGGGACGGCATGACCAACAAGGCCATTGACCTTCTCTCCAAACACGAGTACCTTTTCGACATGATGCCGGTTATCGCGCTGGAACTGGATAACAAAGCGGGGGAACTGGCCAAAATCACCAGTCGGTTCGGTGAAGCGGGCATCAACATCAACTACGTCTACGGCTCGGTTCAATCTCCAGACGCCAAGTGTCTTTTCGTATTCTGCCCGGAAGACATCGACCTGGCAACGAAAATTTTCTCGGAGTAA
- a CDS encoding acetyl-CoA C-acetyltransferase, which translates to MKEAVIVSACRTALGSFNGSLGQTGATDLGAVVIREAVKRAGIEKHDVNEVIMGQVLPCGYGQNPAKQAAVKADMPWEAECITVNKVCGSSLKSIMLAAQAIQVGDADVVVAGGMENMSLAPYYLDKARFGYRMGAGKLEDHMLHDGLWDVVNDFHMGISNELCSERYGVSREDQDRYAATSYERALAAIAAGRFEDQIVPVEIPRRKGNPVTFAKDECPRETGYDALSKMKPAFRKDGLGTAGNASIISDGAAAVVVMSREKARALGCRVLASIGAQASFGIDMKYVLVAPMYAIPKCLDKEGISQEDVDLFEINEAFSGSTVAVMKELDLDHARVNVNGGSVALGHPIGASGCRVLVTLLYEMIRKDKKTGMASLCLGGGEAVALIIKR; encoded by the coding sequence ATGAAAGAAGCAGTTATCGTCAGTGCCTGCCGGACAGCCCTGGGGAGTTTCAACGGTTCGCTGGGTCAAACCGGCGCCACCGACCTGGGGGCCGTCGTCATCCGCGAAGCGGTCAAAAGAGCCGGCATCGAAAAACACGACGTCAACGAGGTGATCATGGGGCAGGTGCTCCCTTGCGGCTACGGCCAAAACCCCGCCAAGCAGGCCGCCGTAAAGGCGGACATGCCCTGGGAGGCGGAATGCATCACCGTCAACAAGGTCTGCGGTTCATCCCTGAAATCAATTATGCTGGCCGCCCAGGCCATACAGGTGGGAGACGCGGATGTTGTCGTCGCCGGCGGGATGGAAAATATGAGCCTGGCGCCCTATTATCTGGACAAGGCACGCTTCGGCTACCGTATGGGGGCAGGCAAACTCGAAGACCACATGCTGCATGACGGCTTGTGGGACGTGGTCAACGATTTCCACATGGGTATATCCAACGAGCTTTGCTCCGAACGCTACGGCGTCAGCCGCGAGGACCAGGACCGGTATGCGGCAACCTCGTATGAACGGGCTCTGGCCGCCATCGCCGCCGGACGCTTCGAAGACCAGATCGTCCCCGTCGAGATCCCCCGGCGCAAAGGGAACCCGGTGACATTTGCGAAAGACGAATGCCCCCGGGAGACAGGCTATGACGCGCTGTCCAAGATGAAACCGGCCTTCCGTAAAGACGGTCTGGGCACCGCCGGCAATGCCTCGATTATCAGCGACGGGGCCGCCGCGGTGGTGGTCATGTCCAGAGAAAAGGCCCGGGCCCTGGGCTGCCGGGTTTTGGCAAGCATCGGCGCCCAGGCATCTTTTGGCATCGACATGAAGTATGTGCTCGTGGCTCCCATGTACGCCATTCCCAAATGCTTGGACAAGGAAGGTATCAGCCAGGAAGACGTGGATCTTTTTGAAATCAACGAAGCCTTCAGCGGTTCTACGGTGGCGGTGATGAAGGAGCTTGACCTGGATCACGCCAGGGTCAATGTCAACGGCGGCAGCGTCGCCCTGGGTCACCCCATCGGCGCCAGTGGCTGCCGCGTCCTGGTGACCCTGCTGTATGAAATGATCCGGAAGGATAAAAAGACCGGGATGGCCTCGCTCTGCCTGGGCGGCGGAGAAGCGGTGGCACTGATCATCAAGCGATAA
- a CDS encoding ABC transporter ATP-binding protein: MANQTSNGKLLDVNNIEVVYNDIVQVLRGVSLSVQKGGIVSLLGTNGAGKTTTLRAISGLLKPENGFIKDGHIKFQGEDITNVLGTQVVKLGAVMVPEGRRVFKHLTVDENIRVGSITRKDGAQNVRKDQELMYDHFPRLSRVTNRLAGYCSGGEQQMIAIARALMSSPTMLMLDEPSLGLAPLLVKEIFENVERINQEMQTTLLIVEQNAKIALEISSYAYIMETGKIVLEGPSKELKKNPDVKEFYMGVTQGGGRKSFKEVKSYKRRKRWM; encoded by the coding sequence ATGGCGAATCAAACATCCAATGGCAAGCTGTTAGATGTCAACAACATCGAGGTCGTTTACAACGACATCGTTCAGGTGCTGCGCGGGGTCAGCCTGAGTGTGCAAAAAGGCGGCATCGTGTCGCTTTTGGGCACCAATGGCGCCGGCAAAACCACGACTTTGAGGGCGATCAGCGGCCTGCTCAAGCCGGAGAACGGCTTCATCAAAGACGGCCACATCAAGTTCCAGGGTGAAGACATCACCAATGTTCTGGGAACCCAGGTGGTCAAGCTGGGGGCGGTGATGGTTCCCGAGGGACGCCGGGTGTTCAAGCATTTGACGGTGGACGAGAACATCCGGGTGGGCTCCATCACCCGCAAGGATGGGGCTCAGAATGTTCGCAAGGACCAGGAGCTGATGTATGATCATTTCCCCCGTCTTTCCCGGGTGACCAACCGGCTGGCGGGATATTGTTCGGGCGGCGAGCAGCAGATGATTGCCATCGCCCGGGCGCTCATGTCGTCGCCGACGATGCTCATGCTGGACGAACCGTCCTTGGGCCTGGCACCGCTTTTGGTCAAGGAGATTTTCGAAAACGTCGAGCGCATCAACCAGGAGATGCAAACGACGCTTTTAATCGTGGAACAGAACGCCAAGATCGCCCTGGAGATATCGAGCTACGCCTACATCATGGAAACCGGCAAGATCGTTCTGGAGGGGCCTTCAAAAGAATTGAAGAAAAATCCCGACGTCAAAGAGTTTTACATGGGTGTCACCCAGGGCGGCGGCAGGAAGTCTTTTAAGGAAGTCAAATCCTATAAGCGGCGCAAGCGCTGGATGTAA